One stretch of Papaver somniferum cultivar HN1 unplaced genomic scaffold, ASM357369v1 unplaced-scaffold_154, whole genome shotgun sequence DNA includes these proteins:
- the LOC113336892 gene encoding pentatricopeptide repeat-containing protein At4g16390, chloroplastic-like, producing the protein MGFSLTSSPSHLCSDHQSLCNSLSPSHNLQFTSSLSSWRPRNFNSPLKLISTQKSQPRTSSLSSLQVSVQDPQDLPKETSFSKTAESQRNPNGQAKHHIWVNPKSPRASQLRQLSYDSRYASLVKFAVALNSCDSTEEDVFNVLNSLGENPSEQDAVIVLNNMENPETALIALKYFQEKSKPKKKVILYNVTLKVFRKSRNLDGAELLFDEMLKKGVLPDNITFSTIISCARMCSLPNKAVEWFEKMPSFGLNPDDVTYSAMIDAYGKAGNVDLALSLYDRARTEKWRIDLVTFSTLIKIYGVSGNFDGALNVYEEMKALGVKPNLVIYNTLLDAMGRAKRPWQAKIVYKELIKNGFSPNFGTYAALLRAYGRARYGQDALSVYREMKKKGLELNVVLYNTILAMCADIGFTDEAIEIFEDLKKSETCEPDSWSFSSLITIYSCSGKVSEAEEMLNQMLEAGFEPNIYVLTSLIQCYGKANRTDDVVRTFDRLVNLGITPDARFCGCLLNVMTQTSNEELGKLIGCIDRANPQLASVVKLLVEGETVDGAFKQEATELFSCIGREVRKPYCNCLIDLCVNLDLLEKACELLEIGLSLEVYTAIQTKSPTQWSLHLKSLSLGAALTALHVWMNDLSIAIENGEELPPCLGINTGHGKHKYSENGLATVFESHLNELNAPFHEAPEKAGWFLATKVAALSWLESRKIPEPVA; encoded by the coding sequence ATGGGGTTCAGTCTCACTTCTTCGCCTTCTCACCTCTGCAGTGACCACCAATCTCTCTGCAACTCTCTATCTCCATCTCACAATCTTCAATTCACTTCTTCTCTATCTTCATGGAGACCCAGAAACTTCAACTCTCCTCTCAAACTGATAAGTACTCAGAAATCTCAACCAAGAACTTCTTCTCTATCTTCTCTACAAGTTTCTGTACAAGACCCTCAAGACTTACCCAAAGAAACGTCTTTTTCCAAAACTGCAGAATCTCAGAGAAACCCAAATGGACAAGCAAAACATCATATTTGGGTAAACCCCAAAAGTCCAAGAGCATCGCAACTTCGACAGTTATCTTATGATTCCAGGTATGCTTCACTAGTGAAATTTGCAGTAGCTTTGAATTCATGTGATTCAACTGAGGAAGACGTTTTTAATGTTTTGAATAGTTTAGGTGAAAACCCATCTGAACAAGATGCTGTTATTGTTCTTAATAATATGGAAAACCCTGAAACAGCTCTGATTGCTTTGAAATACTTCCAGGAGAAATCAAAACCAAAGAAAAAAGTTATTCTTTATAACGTTACTTTGAAAGTGTTTAGAAAAAGTAGGAATTTGGATGGAGCAGAATTGTTGTTTGATGAAATGCTTAAGAAAGGTGTTCTACCAGATAATATTACGTTTTCTACTATAATTAGTTGTGCAAGGATGTGTTCTTTGCCTAATAAAGCTGTGGAATGGTTTGAGAAAATGCCGTCTTTTGGATTGAATCCTGATGATGTTACATATTCAGCCATGATTGATGCTTATGGAAAAGCAGGAAATGTTGATTTGGCTTTGAGTTTGTATGATCGAGCAAGAACTGAGAAGTGGCGCATTGACTTGGTTACGTTTTCGACTTTGATTAAGATTTATGGTGTATCGGGAAATTTTGACGGGGCTTTGAATgtttatgaagagatgaaggcttTGGGTGTTAAGCCAAACTTAGTTATCTATAACACGTTATTAGATGCTATGGGAAGAGCCAAGAGGCCATGGCAGGCGAAGATTGTTTATAAAGAGTTGATTAAAAATGGGTTTTCTCCTAATTTTGGAACTTATGCTGCTCTTTTACGGGCTTATGGTAGAGCTCGTTATGGTCAAGATGCATTAAGCGTATAtagagagatgaagaagaagggtttggAGTTGAATGTGGTTCTTTACAATACTATCTTAGCTATGTGTGCTGATATTGGTTTCACTGATGAAGCTATTGAGATTTTTGAGGATTTGAAGAAGTCTGAAACTTGTGAGCCTGATAGTTggtctttttcttctttgattacCATATATTCGTGCAGTGGAAAAGTTTCAGAAGCTGAGGAAATGTTGAATCAGATGCTTGAAGCTGGTTTCGAGCCAAATATTTATGTGTTAACGTCACTTATACAGTGTTACGGAAAAGCAAATCGAACGGATGATGTCGTGAGAACGTTTGATCGACTAGTAAATTTGGGCATAACTCCCGATGCTAGATTTTGTGGTTGTCTTCTAAATGTGATGACGCAAACTTCTAATGAAGAACTGGGAAAGCTGATTGGATGCATTGACAGGGCAAACCCTCAACTAGCTTCTGTTGTGAAGTTATTGGTAGAGGGAGAAACAGTTGATGGAGCGTTCAAACAAGAAGCTACAGAGCTATTTAGTTGTATAGGTAGAGAAGTAAGGAAACCTTACTGTAATTGCTTGATAGATCTTTGTGTTAATCTTGATCTATTGGAAAAGGCTTGTGAATTATTAGAAATCGGGCTTTCGCTTGAGGTATACACAGCTATTCAGACTAAATCGCCAACACAGTGGTCTTTGCATTTGAAGAGTCTCTCTCTTGGAGCTGCGCTGACAGCATTGCACGTGTGGATGAATGATTTATCCATAGCAATAGAGAATGGGGAGGAATTGCCTCCATGCCTCGGAATTAATACTGGTCATGGTAAGCACAAGTACTCTGAAAATGGATTGGCAACTGTCTTTGAATCCCACTTGAATGAATTGAATGCGCCATTTCACGAAGCTCCAGAGAAGGCTGGTTGGTTCTTGGCAACTAAAGTTGCAGCACTATCATGGTTGGAATCAAGAAAAATACCTGAACCTGTTGCTTAG